TATTACGGTGTTCGGACTAATAAGCCGCCGTCGAAAGAATACGAGCAAAACAGCAGTAAGTTGCATAGTAGCTATGTTGCGCTACGTTTTGAGTCATACGACGAGCTTCTGGATTGGTTTGAGGGGTGCAGTAACGGTACAGCACTAGGGCCAACAGACAGGGCGAATGTAGCGCGTGAGAAGCTGGAGAACTACCTGACTACACAACGAACGAATGGCGCTGGGCATGGCATAGGCAGTAAGTTGCACCCATCCGTGACAGTGCTCCACGATGCGAAAAGTGGTTACGATGTTTGTGAAGATAAGCTCGTGTTGGGAGACTACGACCATCCTAGCGGGAACCACTACTGGCTACGGTGGCCGGAGCTGGTTGATGAGTTTATTTACTTTTCTCACAGTTTTCTTACTGTGCCTAGCGCTACATGGGTAAATTGCTTGCATAGGCACGGAATACCGGTTGTTGGGTCCTTTGTGTTGCAAGAAGTTGAAGGACGGTACACCGACCCCAGTTTGTTCCGTCGCGATGATGACGGCGAATACCGATTGGTAAAAATACTGGTGAGCCTGTGTCAACTATTTCATTTTGAAGGTTGGCTACTGAAGTTCGAGACCCGTTTCACCGGAGGTCCCAGAAGTGCTATGGACTTTGTCCGTGCGCTGCAGAATAGACTCAGGACAAATGTCAAACAGGGGCGGCTAATATGGTGTGACTCGTATGTGACTACGCTCAATAAACCGCTCCCCCAAAATGAGGTTAACTCCAATAATTGGGACTTTTTTAACATTTCCGATAAGGTATTGACTAACGCTTCTTGGGACGTTCATAACCTTGAAAACACAGTTCAAAACGTCGGCGCCATTTCGGTTCAAAACAAACTTCTTTGGGGTGTTGATGTTTGGGGGCGTGGCATGAAAGTAGGGACCGGTGGGCTTACTTCCGATCAGCCCGTAAAGCTGATCGCAAAGTTCGGTAGTAACGTTTGTCTGATTGCACCGGCTTGGGATTATGAAAACTTCCAGTATAATGATTTTCTTGATGTGGACGATGAGTTTTGGACTTCCATCAGGAGAAAGATAAGCCGCATGAATTATGATGAAAGTATGCATAACAATGTTTCTTGGTTCATTAACAATGATAGCATATCTTTTCTCACGTTCTTCTCCACTGGTGCTGGCACCTTCTTCAATTTCAATGGCAGTAAAATATCTTCGAAAAATTGGGTCCAGCTGTCGATGTCGACACCGATGCCTATAAAGAACGACTTACTGACGTTAGACAAATCTGATTCCTTTATTGGGGGAAGCTGTCTATCCATCACTATTCCTAAGTTTCAGTCAGAACCGATTAGATTGTTTAACTTTCAACGTCAGTTCAAAGCCGGCGTTGTCGACAACTACCAGCTGAAAATCCATCTATGTCATAAAGGGTATATCAAAGGCATTCTTCCATTTGTATTGGTAAAATGTTATATTATTAGACGGACCAAGAAAACCAGTCATATGATTAAAGTCAAAGATTTGTCTATAAAAGTGCCTCTTGAGCCGGTAAATGCTTGGGAATATGCAACCGCAACAGTGAATATCCCAAAATTATCTGTCTCATTCAACGAAGAGTTCTTGATTGAGTCGTGTGAATTAGATTGGGGAATAAATTCTTTTGAAGTTGCAGATCTAGGTGAAGAACCCTGGCTCATCATTCCAGAGGATGTAAGTGCTACCGAGACAGATTCTGTCCACTCACATTATCATAGTAAAAGCAACATCTCGCTCGGGTTATTCTCCGTCGAAATTACTCAAAAGCAGAAGAGCAATATATACAGTGAGACAAGATTATCCTTCTCAAACGGCCACCTGGAGTGGACTGATATCGATGACACATTTATGTGGCTTGTTCTTGAAGAACATCGCTTGAAGGGTATTACTTTCGTGAACTTCTGGCCAACAGCATCTCCCCATGGGCTACAGCTATATAAAGTTCAGCGTAACGGTGAAATAACCGACGTTGGATCTTATAGCTAGTTTTATAATAACTTCCATTAGCTATGCCATGATCATGAAATATCAAGATCTGTCTGTACACGCAAAAAATTACTAGCTTTCAATGCAAAAAGAGAACTCCTCATACGGGGCTCGAACCCGTGACATTTCGGTACCTCGTAAGCTGTACGTAAAAGCCGAACGCTCTACCAACTGAGCTAACAAGGACGAGTTCTCATTAAGGTCAACAATAATGCCTGTGAAATAGACTAAATCAGGAGATGTTCTAGAGTGTCAAACGCAAAGGTGCCTTGATCGTTCGGGACTTTCCATCTAACTATCTAATATCTATCTTTATTCAAAGACAGCGAATAATAATTTGCTTTCAACACGCAATTCGTTTAAATTACATATTGGATCCAATTGTATAAAAAGCGCATTCTTCACGCAGGAATAAAGTATGTTCTCGGGTTTCTATCTAGAGGCAAACTGCGTGTAATCAGGTGTCGCCGATCAATTTGAAATTATTTTACTCTATTATAGATACCAATCAGATCGGTTCATATCAAAATCAGTTGGATACTTGTATTTCCTTTAGATATGAGGAGAGGCTATGTAGGATTCTGCCGCATATAGTTGAAAAAGAAAATTAAATCTTGGCACCGATTGGGATATCCCGCGATCCGGGTTCCTCCTGCATACGACTGTCCAGCTTGGAAGAGTGGATGCGTGCTCTAAAACATATGTTGTCGTATGATAATTTCACGACCTTGCATGCATGTCCTAATGCTTTGTCGTTTGCGGATTATCTTCAGCTCACTTTTGGGCTATATGCCTCTATCTGTGAGCTTACATACTCATCATTGAGGGAACACATATGTACACTTTGGTTTCATAGTATACAATATACATTCATGCAGTATAAAGTATTATATATGCTTTGTTAGTCCACTGATATGCAACGGGAGACACTTCTCCGGCCTTCGCAGTAGAATGTATTAACACTACCGTCACATGAGAGCAATGATATTAGAAACATAACGCATGATTTTAATTTACAGGATGATTATGCCGAAACGACGGTGGTGCGACTCAGGCCGGAAACGTAAAAATATTATTTTGATGCGAAGTCATTAAACCTGCTGCTTTATCTCAAAACCAGTGGCGACGGCTTCATCACCATACTTCTCGTACTGCAGCCTTTCTGCAGAAAAGTTTTCGACCTCTTGCCACTCCTCGTGCCACTGGGAGAAGTCGAATAGCTTGGCATTGTTTGGAATGCCGGCAACTGGGAAGAAATGCACTAGTATTAGGTAGACAATTGCGGAAACAAAGTATCCAACAAAGTAGTTGCAGTAGTAGACCTTCGTTGCTCCAATAGGAACACTTACGCCAAGCGAACCCAGGAAGCCAGGGAAGTTCGGTACAATGCCGATAACATAAGCAGCCACAGCTCTCCAGTTGGTACCGTACTTGTTGTACATGTAGTAGGAATCTGGCCTGTTGCTGTAACAGTGCTTCAGGTTAACGTAACCTTTCCTAACAATGTAGTAGTCGGCCGAAATCACACCAGCAATAGCAGACAAGAACACTGCATATGCCGAGAGTGCGTTCACAAAAGTTTCCGAACCCGAAAGCAGATTCCAAGGACAAATCACCAAAGCCAGACAAGCACAGATGTACGACCCACGTCTAATATTCACGAACTTTGGCAGCAGAGCAGTCATGTCAGTACCTGCTGGAATAGCATTATTTGCTAGATTAGCACCTAACTGATCAAAGCAGAAAATTACAGCAATTAGGAAAACACCTGCACGGTCACCTTTGCTATAACCCGACAGAAATCTACCCAGCGTCTTTAGAGGATCCCATTCGTTCACATGATAAATGGTGTAAGTGGATGCTGTGACCAAAATACCAATCAAGGAGATTGTAGAGAACACAATGGGTAGAATAATAAGCTGGGAGTAGATGGAGGACTTTGGACTCTTAGCAAAACGAGAAAAGTCGGGGGCGTTTAGAACTAAAGTAGAGAAGTTATCCAAGGCACTCATCAAAGCACGAATAACTGCCCAAGCGGTAGTCACATCGGACTTGCTTTCCACCAAGTTGCCAAGAGCAAAGTTCCCGTTAGATTTTTTGATGGCCCAAATCAAGAAGCCAAAAGCTGCGAATGGCGTGATGACAGACTTCGCGGCAAACAGATAGCGCAGGGAATGCGGCGGCAACCACAGGAACGGCAAACTGAATAGCCAAAACAAAATGTAGCACAACATCTCAAAGTCATTCAAGTTTTGGCTTGGAATGTGGTCTCCGAGACGCTCCGCGAGATCATTCCCAAAAATTGAGAGCAGCATGAGCTGCACACATTTTCCACCAAGCCAGGCCAAAGTCGCGTACCAGACACATGCCATTACAACACGGTTAATAACGATCCAAACAGAGAAGTAGGTACCAAAAGTCACTCTCGAGGAGATCGGGAAGGCGATATGGTAAATGTTACCCACACGCGACCCAAGCACCAAGAACACGGCCACCAGCGTGTAGCCCACCCACACACAAATCCACGTCTGCCACCAGTTCAGCCCGCACTGCAGCCCCGTCGCCGAGATCTGCCAGGTGTTCACGTTGAACGCACCCGAGATCCAAAAGTACACAAACTGCTTCCACGTCCACGAACGCCGCTTGGCTTCCACTGGCGCCAGATCATCGCTGTACAAAAACGACTCGACGATGCCCTCTGCGCGCGTTGCAGAACCCCCGTGCCGCTGCTTGACCTCCAGAAACCGCACCAACCGCTCGAACCAGTTTTTTGGCTCGGCGATCGTCTTTTCGGCCACATCCCACTCCTGGGATAAAGAAGAATTGCTCGAGGCCTTGGCTGTGGATTTCACGCTAGTAGCAACCATTGGAGCTCGCAGGGCAGAGAGGTCGTCCGACCATATACAAACTGTACAGTCTCCGTCGGAACCAAAACTTGCCGCTTTATATACCTCCGGTGGAGATAACACGGATCGCACGATCTTCGGCGACATGTCCATCTCATCGCTCAGCAGATATTCGTCCAAGCTTTTCACAGTCCTGCATCAGCTGCTCGCATAAAAAAGTAACATTGCCTCTTCTTTTTCCGATCCCTGCAGAGTATTCTTTGGTCGAAAGATTTCCGGTTCCTGTGCAAAAGGCATCGTCCGCAATAATTTTCCCCTGCCAGTTCCGTCGCACGGCTGTGCGCCTCATGAGTTGGTAGACATACATGGACATACATGTCTCGCTTAAGTCCTTTTCTGTCGTACCGTGACCGTTTACCACAAAAGTTGTGCCGCGCCTGGAGCTGCGGCATTTGGTGCCTGCCAACGGTCAAGGCAAAAGTTTGATCCGATCATGTGACCTCCGCCAGTCCAGACCCCTCTGCTGCAGCTACCGGTATTGCAACGTAGCCGGCTgcacgcgcagcgccgctCTGGCCAGAAGCTGCAACGccgatcacgtgatatacTTTTGTACGGACCAGAGTTTCTTTTGGCTGCGCCAGGCCTGGTGTCCGACTGTCGGCCACCGGAAGTCACGCTCGCTGCCATTGGCGACAGCGCAGCCGTGGCACATACTGACAGTGGCCTGAAGGCCTGCCAACGTGTTTGGTTCCCGTTCATAAGCCATTTGAAACTATGAACTGTACACGTAATGATTAAAAGAAATAACGAAACAGAGTGCCTGGTTTCCTCTTAGAGCAGTCAGGCGCGAGATACTACTATAATTATTGCAGTACGGCGGGCCCAGCTGCAAAGTTGTCTTGCGGAATGCGGCTACCTGAGAGCAACAGCGATACATAGTTACGTAGCAGGTGAGTTAGTCGTCGACGCAGGGATACTACGCCATCAGCATTTGAGGTTTCTGAAAGACGAAATACTGATTATATATATGGTATCGTTTTCTATTCACAAGTAGACGGTAAGTAAATTTCTGTCTTAGCTCTTTGACAAGCAATCAGTCTAAAAACACATCACATACTATGAAAGGCCTAATTCTAGTCGGCGGATACGGTACGAGGCTACGGCCATTGACGTTGACGGTGCCCAAGCCGCTCGTGGAGTTCTGCAACAGACCCATGATCCTACACCAGATCGAGGCATTGGCCGCGGCGGGTGTGACGGATATTGTGTTGGCAGTGAACTACCGCCCGGAGGTGATGGTGGAGACATTGAAGAAGTACGAGAAGCAGTATGGCGTGTCCATCACCTTCTCTGTGGAGACTGAGCCTCTGGGGACGGCAGGGCCGTTGAAATTGGCTGAGAAGGTTTTGAAGAAGGACAACTCTCCATTCTTCGTTCTCAACTCTGACGTGATCTGTGAGTACCCATTCAAGGAGCTCGCTGCCTTCCACCGCGCCCACGGTGGCAAGGGTACGATTGTGGCCACCAAGGTGGACGAGCCTTCCAAATACGGTGTGATTGTCCACGACATTGCCACTCCAAACTTGATCGACCGTTTCGTGGAGAAGCCTGTGGAGTTTGTGGGTAACAGAATTAACGCCGGGTTGTACATTTTGAACCCTGAGGTGATCGACTTGATCGAGCTCAGACCTACTTCTATTGAGAAGGAGACCTTCCCTATCTTGGTTGAACAGAAGTCCCTCTACTCTTTCGACTTGGAAGGCTACTGGATGGACGTCGGGCAACCAAAGGACTTCTTGGCCGGCACTGTGCTGTACCTAAACTCCCTGTCCAAGCGCCACCCAGAGCAGCTTGCGAAGGGCGACAACATCGTCGGCAACGTTATTATCGATCCTTCTGCTAAGATCTCCGGTTCTGCAAAGTTGGGCCCGGACGTCGTGATTGGGCCAAATGTGACAATTGGAGAGGGTGTTAGAATCACGAGATCGGTGGTGCTATCGGACTCCACTATCAACGACCATTCTTTGGTGAAGTCCACTATAGTCGGGTGGCACTCGACCGTCGGTAAATGGTGCCGCCTAGAGGGCTGCTCTGTTTTGGGTGACGACGTCGAAGTAAAAGACGAGGTGTATGTGAACGGTGGTAAGGTCTTGCCTCACAAGTCAATTTCCGCCAACGTTCCAAAGGAGGCCATTATCATGTAATACAGCATCACCATGTATCCTTGCTGGTATTCATCCAGTGTGTGTTATTTCCCCTACTTTTGGTAACAAGTATCAACATTAATATACCCATTATTTCCATGGGAACATCCCCTTCATCTAAATCGTATCACATGAACTTTCAAGCTACTTCTTGCACTAGCATATCAGCTTCCATAATGTTATTATGTATAATGTAACTGCCTCATGTTATAAATGTAAGCCAAAAAATAAGTTAAGCGCGCTAATATCTTATGTATAATATATAGATCCAGACCGTATGATGGGAAACGGATTAAATAGGCTTATTTTAACAAGAATAATACATGATGCGCTACTACTTCGCCGGTCCATCATTCTGCGATGTCCCTCTTTTGTTTTCTATATTTTCAATGCCGTAACCTTCAACAGTATCGAGAATAGCGCAACTTACATGGCCGTTGTAATTGGTATGCCCTCCGTTATTAGTGTTTTCTTCATCCTCATTTAGTTGCTGAAAAATGACATCCAGGAAGTTATCCACTTCGCTTATATCCATATCAGTGCCCTGTGATATCATTTTTCTGAACTTGTGAATTTTGCTGTTTCCACATAACAGTTCTATTAATCGATTAATCTTGTGCTTCCTCCTCAATTGCAACACAGTAAGTTCTCGTAGGTCATCAGCGAGTGTTTCCTTGCTGGAGTGAGTGGCATCATCCGCCGGAGCCGCTATTACACTCTCTATCGCTTTCTTTTCCTCTTCCACACATTTTCTCAGCGTCACACGCTGGCTTTTCTCTAATAATGACACAAGTACCTTTTGCTTCTCAGAGAGTTTTTGCTTTAACCCAGCAATATTTTCCTTTAAAGAATCCATTTCGTATGTTATGTTGTTCATGTCTTTCACTTCAAGTATCTCTAACACTTTCATGTCCAAAGATGTTACAGTCGCACTCATGCTTTTAAGCATCTTGACCACGTCTTGCACTTCTTGATTCCTGTCCTCATATAAAAATTGATATGAGTCAGCCATATCTTTCATGAGATTTATCACTTCGGGGATTGCCCTGGAAACGCTGGTTGCAGATTGTGATGGATACATGTCGCCTGTATGTATTAATGACGCAGGAACCATGCCGCCTGCAGCTGACGCAGAATTCAAAGGGGAGTGGGATGCCCTATTCTCATGGTAATTACCGCGTTGTGTGGGCTGTATCGTCTTCACAAATCTATTATTAATGAGTTCGTCTGCGGTTACACCATCGTGATTCTTGATTGTACTTAGCGCGCCATTTCCCACTAGGGTTTGGAAAAACTTTTTATCCCTGTTCATAGCGGCGATGTGTAGCGGAGTACTACCCTTGCAATCCTGTGCATTAATCAACGTTTCGATACGATACTGCGGTGAGAAGTCTTTAAGCTTTGATAACAATACATCCAAATAGTACAGAGCCGATGGCGTGTTGGATTTCCGTTTTACGATGTGATGCACCACGGTTTGGGAACGAGAATCCACATCGAAGACAGTGTCTTGAAGCAGTTGGAAGATACGTGGGTAAGTTCTCTTCGTATAACTATTATGAAACAATGAGGCCCTCATTAGAGGTGTTTCCCCTGCTTGATTAAGTGCGCGAGGGCTGGCGCCTGCTTGTAAAAGGGCCTCCACAATTGGAAGAGTTCCCATAGCGCATGCCCAGTGAAAGGCAGTGTGATGCTCTGAATCAATCCATGAGTCAATGCAAGGAGAGGAGTGTGGAGGGTTTAGCAATTCCATTGGAACTGCACCGTTGTTTTGAACTTCGCAGTTAATGAAATAGTCAACGAGTTTTGAGAGGTATTCGTTTGCCTTCTGGTCTAGCTCAGATGTGCGGGGTCGCGACGGAGCCATATAGCGCGGAAGCATTGAACCCAGAGGAGATGTCGCACTGCCCATGCGTTGTGTATCAAAGACCATTGGTGCAGAAAACTCGCTAGGTGAAGAGGGCAGCGAGGAGGATAGTCCCGGTTCCTCCTTGTCAGGCAACAAAGATGTGTTCATTGGCAAGCGAGCATTACTATGACCAGCATATACCATATTGGTGCAAATGCTTGTTTCAATATCACTCGAAAGACCATCCTCGATGTCAAGCTCTTCGTATTTGTGGTTTGGCTGAGGGGGGGCCTTATTCCGGTTGTGTTCTATACTAATGCTTCGATGTAATGTGGACTGAAGCGATGGAAGCTGGTTAGATGAGATGCTGGAGACTGGTATCGAGGGCCTGGGAAAGTCAGAATACACCTGCGTCTGGCCTGCAACGTTTGCAACGTCAGAGAGCttgcgcgcgcgcggaggACGCCCACGCCGCTTCGGCAAGGCATCCAACTGTCCATGCGGCAACGGCGGACTCTTCGTGGTCCGCTTGCGCGCTGAGTCTGCCCTCGACGCGTGGTGGTGTTTCGGTGCCTGCGGCGGACTCTCCGACCCATCGCGTCGCGTGAAGTCAAACAGCGGTcgcagctcctccagcacctCAAACTTCTGCGCCAGCCTGCGTGCAATGTCCAGCGGCACCCATGTTCCCTGGTACTTCCCAAATCCGCCCTGCACTTTCTCGTGCGTGTCCTTGATCACCTCCTTTTCCAAAATCCGTGTCCGCTTCGCCTTCGCAAACTTGGCCGCCTTCAGGATGTGCGTCGCGTTGACCCAGTCGTCCGCCTTGCGTTTCATGATCGACCCCGTCGGATGCAGAAACTCGTATACCTCTACGCCAGAGTACTTCGCAGAATATATCTGCGTGGCTGAAACGGCAGATCCTGCTGACATTCTATGTTGTTCCTTGTCAATCGCTGTGCTTTAAGCTTGCCATGCGGTGCAGCGCAATAAATAAAAACAATAACAAAAATGAACACACGCTTCACCGGTTTACAGGGAACCGCTCCACTCTAGTCTATAACCAATTGGAACCGCTCCGTACCTGGAGTGGTAAAAACAGACTGTCTGATGGAAGTCAGGCCAGCTTCGTTTACCTAACGGATACTGTCCTATGTTCACAATGTTGCAGAGTGTATATTGTAAACATAAGCTATATGGTGGGTTTCCCGATTTTCTTTTCATTAAACACACGGAATAAAAGTTACCCGGCTAATAGGCATACTATGGCGAAGCAAGTTGGGGCAATGACTAGTCGCAGTAGTATCCTCGGCAGCTActcgagcagctggtggCGGATCAGCTTGATGTCTTCGGGCTGCAAGCCCAGCTTGGACTCGAAGTAGGCTGAGAAAGAGCCGTGGATGGCGAGGAACCGGTCGATGAAAACGCGCATGGCCTCGTACGGCGAGGCGAGAATGTTGTCGCGGATCTTCGTCTGCGTGAGCTGGTATTCGCGGGCGATGGTGCGGCCTGCGGGGCCCATGATATCGTAGAACTtgctgctggaggcggCTAGCAGGTCGTAGATCTTCTTTTCGGTGGTGATACCAATAGTGGTGAGCTCGTACTCATGGGCGATAGTGTCTGCGTCGACGCCGAGCAGGCCGAGCACGAGCATGGCCAGGATACCGGTGCGGTCCTTGCCCACGGCGCAGTGGAAGAtggcggcgcggccgcggccgaCGGTGCCGTCGACAATGGCGCGGAAAAAGCGTCCGATGCTCTCGACACTGTTCTCAAGGATGCCCTCGTACGCGGCCGGGATGTTGTGGGTAGAAATAAAGATATCCTGGTAGTGGCGCGCGACCTCCTCGGGCGACATCGACATGTTCTTGTTGAACGGAACACTGCATACCGGGATGCCGGACAGGATACCGGCTTCTGCAGCCTCGGCGGTGGCACGCAGGTCGAAGACCTGCGCTATCTGGAGGACGTCCTTCATGTACTGCAAGGCCTCGGGCGTGACATCGCAGGGGTTCGCACAGCGGTAGAGGATTCCGTGCCTGACGCGGCGGCCGGATGCAGTCATGTAGCCTCCAAGATCGCGAAAGTTGGAGATACGCGAGAAGTCGTGCGGCAGCGGCCACCGGGGAAGCAGGACGCCGGGGCGGGTTGGGATTTCGAGCGTGCGGTTGAGGCTGTGGAACTGCTCCGCTTGGTTCTTGTTGCGGAGGTGCAGGACCACCTTACTGGCCAGAACCGAGTGGTAGCAGACCCGACCCTTTTTGGTGGGCAGCTCCATGAGGTTTTCATCATCAGGCAACCCGTAGAAGTCGTGGCCAGC
This is a stretch of genomic DNA from Eremothecium gossypii ATCC 10895 chromosome VI, complete sequence. It encodes these proteins:
- a CDS encoding endo-beta-N-acetylglucosaminidase (NOHBY655; No homolog in Saccharomyces cerevisiae; Syntenic homolog of Saccharomyces kluyveri SAKL0H03652g; -1 frameshift) yields the protein MSRRTITVFGLISRRRKNTSKTAVSCIVAMLRYVFESYDELLDWFEGCSNGTALGPTDRANVAREKLENYLTTQRTNGAGHGIGSKLHPSVTVLHDAKSGYDVCEDKLVLGDYDHPSGNHYWLRWPELVDEFIYFSHSFLTVPSATWVNCLHRHGIPVVGSFVLQEVEGRYTDPSLFRRDDDGEYRLVKILVSLCQLFHFEGWLLKFETRFTGGPRSAMDFVRALQNRLRTNVKQGRLIWCDSYVTTLNKPLPQNEVNSNNWDFFNISDKVLTNASWDVHNLENTVQNVGAISVQNKLLWGVDVWGRGMKVGTGGLTSDQPVKLIAKFGSNVCLIAPAWDYENFQYNDFLDVDDEFWTSIRRKISRMNYDESMHNNVSWFINNDSISFLTFFSTGAGTFFNFNGSKISSKNWVQLSMSTPMPIKNDLLTLDKSDSFIGGSCLSITIPKFQSEPIRLFNFQRQFKAGVVDNYQLKIHLCHKGYIKGILPFVLVKCYIIRRTKKTSHMIKVKDLSIKVPLEPVNAWEYATATVNIPKLSVSFNEEFLIESCELDWGINSFEVADLGEEPWLIIPEDVSATETDSVHSHYHSKSNISLGLFSVEITQKQKSNIYSETRLSFSNGHLEWTDIDDTFMWLVLEEHRLKGITFVNFWPTASPHGLQLYKVQRNGEITDVGSYS
- the FUI1 gene encoding uridine permease (Non-syntenic homolog of Saccharomyces cerevisiae YBL042C (FUI1)), encoding MDMSPKIVRSVLSPPEVYKAASFGSDGDCTVCIWSDDLSALRAPMVATSVKSTAKASSNSSLSQEWDVAEKTIAEPKNWFERLVRFLEVKQRHGGSATRAEGIVESFLYSDDLAPVEAKRRSWTWKQFVYFWISGAFNVNTWQISATGLQCGLNWWQTWICVWVGYTLVAVFLVLGSRVGNIYHIAFPISSRVTFGTYFSVWIVINRVVMACVWYATLAWLGGKCVQLMLLSIFGNDLAERLGDHIPSQNLNDFEMLCYILFWLFSLPFLWLPPHSLRYLFAAKSVITPFAAFGFLIWAIKKSNGNFALGNLVESKSDVTTAWAVIRALMSALDNFSTLVLNAPDFSRFAKSPKSSIYSQLIILPIVFSTISLIGILVTASTYTIYHVNEWDPLKTLGRFLSGYSKGDRAGVFLIAVIFCFDQLGANLANNAIPAGTDMTALLPKFVNIRRGSYICACLALVICPWNLLSGSETFVNALSAYAVFLSAIAGVISADYYIVRKGYVNLKHCYSNRPDSYYMYNKYGTNWRAVAAYVIGIVPNFPGFLGSLGVSVPIGATKVYYCNYFVGYFVSAIVYLILVHFFPVAGIPNNAKLFDFSQWHEEWQEVENFSAERLQYEKYGDEAVATGFEIKQQV
- the PSA1 gene encoding mannose-1-phosphate guanylyltransferase (Syntenic homolog of Saccharomyces cerevisiae YDL055C (PSA1)); this encodes MKGLILVGGYGTRLRPLTLTVPKPLVEFCNRPMILHQIEALAAAGVTDIVLAVNYRPEVMVETLKKYEKQYGVSITFSVETEPLGTAGPLKLAEKVLKKDNSPFFVLNSDVICEYPFKELAAFHRAHGGKGTIVATKVDEPSKYGVIVHDIATPNLIDRFVEKPVEFVGNRINAGLYILNPEVIDLIELRPTSIEKETFPILVEQKSLYSFDLEGYWMDVGQPKDFLAGTVLYLNSLSKRHPEQLAKGDNIVGNVIIDPSAKISGSAKLGPDVVIGPNVTIGEGVRITRSVVLSDSTINDHSLVKSTIVGWHSTVGKWCRLEGCSVLGDDVEVKDEVYVNGGKVLPHKSISANVPKEAIIM
- the MBP1 gene encoding transcription factor MBP1 (Syntenic homolog of Saccharomyces cerevisiae YDL056W (MBP1)), with translation MSAGSAVSATQIYSAKYSGVEVYEFLHPTGSIMKRKADDWVNATHILKAAKFAKAKRTRILEKEVIKDTHEKVQGGFGKYQGTWVPLDIARRLAQKFEVLEELRPLFDFTRRDGSESPPQAPKHHHASRADSARKRTTKSPPLPHGQLDALPKRRGRPPRARKLSDVANVAGQTQVYSDFPRPSIPVSSISSNQLPSLQSTLHRSISIEHNRNKAPPQPNHKYEELDIEDGLSSDIETSICTNMVYAGHSNARLPMNTSLLPDKEEPGLSSSLPSSPSEFSAPMVFDTQRMGSATSPLGSMLPRYMAPSRPRTSELDQKANEYLSKLVDYFINCEVQNNGAVPMELLNPPHSSPCIDSWIDSEHHTAFHWACAMGTLPIVEALLQAGASPRALNQAGETPLMRASLFHNSYTKRTYPRIFQLLQDTVFDVDSRSQTVVHHIVKRKSNTPSALYYLDVLLSKLKDFSPQYRIETLINAQDCKGSTPLHIAAMNRDKKFFQTLVGNGALSTIKNHDGVTADELINNRFVKTIQPTQRGNYHENRASHSPLNSASAAGGMVPASLIHTGDMYPSQSATSVSRAIPEVINLMKDMADSYQFLYEDRNQEVQDVVKMLKSMSATVTSLDMKVLEILEVKDMNNITYEMDSLKENIAGLKQKLSEKQKVLVSLLEKSQRVTLRKCVEEEKKAIESVIAAPADDATHSSKETLADDLRELTVLQLRRKHKINRLIELLCGNSKIHKFRKMISQGTDMDISEVDNFLDVIFQQLNEDEENTNNGGHTNYNGHVSCAILDTVEGYGIENIENKRGTSQNDGPAK
- a CDS encoding uncharacterized protein (Syntenic homolog of Saccharomyces cerevisiae YDL057W); the protein is MTGQLRSPCLPRVSLARAVRPQIYIYPKARVSPWPGTMNAMMERVRGEVACRVAENPHEEVSPLSETEQFVYLTHSAYHRERGIAGILTKPYSLRFATIKERLVNESTYALPLHKLVLLLHGNRSHKNSNFQPHLAERLSQEGYYVLRIDFRGLGDSEDCGNPAVGRTLEQDVEDISTVYEFAASDACVELVGHALTLDTIVAHSRGVLSMFEFALRHPVRNLVNCCGRFEATGWLERVMRTYPNFSADKGIPCVALRHGERQEIWLPEPEVLSVATTQIDRYANIDVQTWVVSIYGTADAVIPLTAAGNFANMFRGRHTLEIVVGAGHDFYGLPDDENLMELPTKKGRVCYHSVLASKVVLHLRNKNQAEQFHSLNRTLEIPTRPGVLLPRWPLPHDFSRISNFRDLGGYMTASGRRVRHGILYRCANPCDVTPEALQYMKDVLQIAQVFDLRATAEAAEAGILSGIPVCSVPFNKNMSMSPEEVARHYQDIFISTHNIPAAYEGILENSVESIGRFFRAIVDGTVGRGRAAIFHCAVGKDRTGILAMLVLGLLGVDADTIAHEYELTTIGITTEKKIYDLLAASSSKFYDIMGPAGRTIAREYQLTQTKIRDNILASPYEAMRVFIDRFLAIHGSFSAYFESKLGLQPEDIKLIRHQLLE